The following is a genomic window from Prunus persica cultivar Lovell chromosome G7, Prunus_persica_NCBIv2, whole genome shotgun sequence.
agcatatatatagaAGTGATGTCAAATTTGGCTATGTTGCAATATTCTACTTCACGCCCAGAAAGAGAAGCCATAACTATGTACTTAGTCTGCTTGAATATGAGACATTGAGACTGACAAAGATCAAATGGCAGATTAACAATCAGTAACACgttgaaaagaagagaaagggtgAGGATGGATAATACATACATCAAGATACCACAAAGTCAAGGCATGTGGCAAAGTAATTACGTTATGGATAACTGAGAAGTACAAGCATAGTGCACTCCAGGTGGTACAGAAAGATggacaaaaagaaagtttaaTGGAAAAACATAGTCTCCGGATGGACAAGAAACTCCTCATAATAATTATACCAAAAGGATTTGCCCTAAATTCTTTGATAAAGACACCCAAAAAAGAAGCTAATTTTACTACTTTTTCCACACTATATCCACTTCCTCCATCCTATCATCAAAACCTATTAGtattttttcagaaaaacaaTCCACATAAGATCCAATATCACAGACCGTCAAAGAGTAAATGCCTTTTTGCTGCCCCATATCAAAGTAATGACGGAAAACCCACACCACTCGAAGCACATTCAAAACCAAGCCCAATTTTGCGTTGTGAAGTGGATATGTACTACCAGGTTACAAAGATATCAATAAAATGGCTTTTCAATCTATCAAAGTGGTTGAAGACACcacaaaagaaacagaaaagcaAATACAAGAAACAAGCAACAAACATCACTAGACCACAGCTAGCCAATCCAgcataaaagaagaaaaagaaatctctCAAAAGTCAAAAGTAACTGATGCCCATAAAGATAGCCAGACTTTGACTCTATCCCAAGGTGATGACCCGAAGAAATATCTCTTTTAAAGACATAGCTACTACCCTACCCAACGTTAGAAGATAGACCTGAAATAAGAATCTAATCAAACTGATTAAAAGGTAAATCTCCTACCCCTAGAAAGGCACCCTTATATTCTACCACCTTATAACCATTAGAtgggttttttcatttttctttttttaacacCTTGTAGGGGGGTCAAATGTGTAACATAAATCTGTGGAATTCCCACATTTatctttttgtaatttattgagttGGATTTGATCATTAACTACAAAACGACAATTTCAAACTAACTACGACAAAAATATTGCAATAAACGCCAATATCGTAAAGTGCAGAAAAACCAAACCTTTTTGGGCTCTGCTCCTTCATTACATCAGATGCAATTTCAGAAACATATTCCTCCCAATCCATTGGGGGTATTGCCTGGTTACTTGTAAAGGGATACCTACAACCACATCAATAGTACACAGAAAGACTATAGATATCAGGAATGCGCAAAGTCTACATGGTgcacagaagaaaaagaaggaaaagaactGCTTGGTGCAGCTGATGATCAATAAGAAGAACTATGAAACTTAACTGTTGAACATGGCAAGTTTCTAATGACAATATAGCTCTCCTTAAGCTCCTATTTGATTTTTCAGCTATACGAGCAGCAAATCCAGAAGGAAGCTGCagcccttctttctttccaatgAACTCCAATACTTTCATAATCTGGCACCCgaaaaaattaattcatttaAAGATGCACAAATTAACAGTGGAAGTCAACATACTTGACAATCTTTTATCTAACACAAGCAATTATACAAGCTGGAAGACAGAAAATTCAACCCGTTCTTCTGTCGGTGCATTTATTCGCACATTAAGACAACGAGACCGGATTGCTTCAGTAACCTTTGAAGAGCTGTTACAGCATAGTATTAGCCTGCAATAGGCACTATATTTCTCCATAGTTCTTCGAAGAGAATGTTGCGCTTCTGTTGAAAGTTTGTCAACTTCATTCAGCACTAAGACTGATATTGCAAACAGGACATAGTATCAGCATACACTCTTAAACATTTGGACACCCAAATACTTTTTCATCCAACTGCAGTTTTTACtttccattttatttaattcttGGTGCAAGCCgaggaggaaaaggaagaataCAATGCCAGTTTCACAGTACTgtgaaaatgaagagaaacCACATAAATAAccataatataaacaagtaatTCATTCAACTAGGAGAAAAAtttaaccaaataaaaaaaatacgacCTGCATACATTGAAGAATATGTACAGAAGAAATACTAATAAATGATCAGCAAGTAAACTTATTTAAAACTAcctttatatccttttttcccttttgtgtCAATGGGTCTATTTTTAGCCATTTCTTTAATTATCTCTTGAACAATATATCTGTCCTGAAACCCTGCATCACTGGGGTTCAGTTCAATATGGTTGGTGCTCGATAATGTAGTCAGCTCTATATCAATGGTTCTACTTCCAGCCTGAAAATAAACCACAGAAGCATTTTAGTTAAAATGcaatacaaaattaaaggataaAATAAGAAAGTGGAGTCCAAATACCAGTTATAAGGTGCTCAAAAATGCATGTACTATGTAATCAACAAGGATGatatcaagaaaacaaaatacagatttatcaaaaaacataaatattgtTACTAAAAGTGAACGAACCCAAAATATCCTGAAATAAAGCGAGCatgaaaagataaataaattcgCCTAAAACATTATACTCAGCTAAGGGGGGGGTGTGAGCCATTTATCAAGGAAGACATATGATGCGGACATCATTAGTTAGTTTCCTAGATTCTCTAGTTTTCCAGATTTCACTGGGATTTTAGTTTCCAGATTTTTAGTAGGATTTGATTTAAGTTTCCTAGTTTATTTGAATTAGTTCCTTGGTGGATTATGATTTCTGTTTTAGTaagggatttttatcctattgtctctaggttttagtttgctatatATGCCCCCGATGTTGTTCTTTAAAATGGAGTTGCTGAGATGTAAAGAAAAGCTTattttccagagattggaAACTACTTGGTGTGAAGCCAAACCCCTGGAGTGATTCCAGACCTAttccttttgttctattttctgttttccattgtttttgCTTCCGCTTAACTACCTAAATTCTCAATTCTCCCACATCCTACATCAACATCTTAATCATTTCCAAAAGCTGCAATTATGTGgatgaaaacaaagttcaaaGATTCTATCAAGAGAAAAAACAAGAGacgatttttcttttgaaaataaaaaagtaggTACAAAACtctgttctttttttgggaaagCTAACAAggagtaataataataagcaaCACATGTTTTCTGAAATGAACAGAAAGTGAAATCTAAGTAGAATATTCAAATTACATTGAAGTATGTAATGATTTGTCAACGTAATGCTTTAGCATGCTCAATGAATTTGCTAAAGTCTAAAGATGACCAGTAATTATCcaataaaacataaatcaaCGTGGCTTCACCtaaatattaatgaaaaataacaatatttcCTACAGAAGCATCATGAATGATCAATCACATGAATTAAAAAGAGGGTGAAGCTTACATCAACTTTCCATGCCCTGTTTTCCACCTTCACCTGCCAACCAcaagaatttctcaaaatccaTAATCCGTCACAAAAGAAGCTTTTGTTCTCTTCAGACATGTTCTCAGTAGCCAAACAAAGGGTAAGGGCCAAAATACGCATAAATTGATAATTGCTACTGGGCTGGgagaaatttaaaacaaaataagaagtGTGAGTTAAAAAAGAAGGACCTTATCGGCGCTGGGTCCGAAAATCTGACGAAGAAGGGCGATGATTAGGGTTTTCTTGCCGGAACCAGAAGGGCCATAAAAGAGCAAATGGGGGCAGTCCTGCTCTGAGACCTATTTGAGATCAAGATGtcaaaaattcaattataaataaaaactagaaATTGGGAAATGAAACCAGTAGAGATGAGAGGATGAGGGTCTGGGTTCTACAAGTTTCTTGAGGTTTTGTGCGATGTCTTGGTGGACCATTGCCTGGTCTAGGGTTTTGGGTCTGTACTTGTCCACCCACAGCATCTTCTTCAATCTTCAATCTTCACTTCTGAGACTACTGTCTTCACTCTTCACTCTTCACTGAGAGAAGGAAAGGGCAAGAGTGGCGGGAACTCGCAGTCTGCTGCTGACCAAAGTTACGGAGTGGTGCGGACTTGTTTCATCAATTATTAACCGTTGGTTGGATATAACGCTGGAACGGTGAAACATtagaaataccaaaaaatacatttggttaatataaatattaggtattgaaattattaattaaatggggataatatattaaattcatatttttcatttatatcttctatatataatttacagtCCTGatttcttggactacaggggtccaagagattggtGGATGATCATAATCTCTTGGACTTTTGTGATCCAAGAAATTGAGACTGATATAAtcaatatataaagtaaaaggaatggtaaaatattcaaaataccgaaaaatgcccttggttaattcaaaaattaagaattgaaattattaattaaatgaggataatatggtaaattaatatttttttcatattaaaaaaattaaaattaaaaataaaatcagataatatgtcttacttttatggaacataactatccatgttatctttttttaattctaaaaataaaataaaaccaattggcacatgcgtgagcatgtgccaAAGGGCTAGTCTACATATAAATCCAAAGGCAAAGAATTATGAAATATTCAATACTAAAAAATGCTCTtcgttaatgcaaacattaagaattgaaattattaattaaatgaggatactatggtaaattcacactttttcatatttaaaaaaattaaaatcagataatatatCCTACTtctatggaacacaactaccgttatctttttttattcaaaaataaatttaaatttttttttaaaaaaagcatcTCGCAGACGCAGAAGCGCATGCGGAGAGGCTAgttcttattatttatttgattaaaaagttaaaatggaaaaacttataagtaaataaaagggttattttatttgaaccTCATAATTTGCTCTTTTGACctcatattaattttaaacatGAATAACCTATTTTACCCTTGTATGTAATTACTGTTAAGggcaaaaatattaaaataaaaattaaatttgctCACTACACCCCCACATACGTTCCTCCAACCATAGTTAGACTTTTTTCACAAACCATCATGTTCCTACAACCCTAACAGGGTTTATGCTTATATTGGTGAAAACATACCTAATATGAAGGGTGAGACTAAAGTTAAAGAGGCTTCGAATAAGGtataagtttattttttggtgtttttcaaGTTTAGGGTTGCATGGTGGTCGCTGGTTACATGCAGCACACCAATATTGAACGTGATAGGAAAATTTGGTGGCATGCCACTGAAACATTGAACCTATTTCGATTGTGTTTGATTGGCCATTAACTTAAGATGTGGTGAATTTTACCTATTATTCAGTGACGATGAAccgaaatatatttattttttcaataatttattgTCGACCACAAATTTAATGCAAGTTATTTTGACCTTACTCCTACTGAAGGAACAAAAACAAGGCGACGCTACTACTACTGAAGGCAACAATGTTGGAACATAATGTGTAATAGACTATAGTGATTAATTCACAACTAACAAGGtaatcattttgagttttttttttttttttgggtctaaaATTCGTTTTAGTATCATTAACATGGCATtaatgtttcaaattttaactTCAAAAGGTTAATGTGTAGATATTTAAAGGTAGAGATGCATTAATTAGATGAGCTCGTGTAGGGATGGCATAAATTCCCGATTTCGAGGCAAAATGGGGATCCGGTACGGGTATCCCCGAAGTTTAAAAATCCTCGTTAAGTATGAGTAGGGGATAGTATTGATATCCTCGTTCTCGAACTTGGCCTGATAATTAtatgttaatttttaaattaataaatatattatagaaTACCCTTAAAATATTTAAGTGGTGAAGACAAAAGGTTTCAAACCCCCAACTACGCCTTTAAAACTCACAACCTTAACACCAGTGCATTGGCActccttgtttttctttttcttttttgctttgccccttgtttctttatttcccTTATGCCTCTGTGGCTTTTGGGGGCCtttctagtttttattttatttttaataattatcatAATGGAAGGTGTTAATTAGTCATTTCAATTGGTATAATGTTCTTTCAATTTATGAGACCTATATCGGGCTTCCATATTTTCCCAATTTCATAATCAAAATGCAATGTGATGAGAaaactttccttttcttttccttcattaTTATTTCACTGCTGGTGGTATgatgtgtttttcttgtttgaataACTTCCTCGATTCTAGGAATTATAATGACCATGACCACGACCTCGGCCACGCCCATATTTGCTTGCATTTGATTAAGGCGATAATGTTGTGGGGGTCTTTTTATTCCAGCAGCCTGACGAATGGGCTTGAGCTGccgaaaagagaaatatgtgaAATTACCCCATGTGCCTGAGTTCAAAAACCAGGCCCCaagaatgcttcgaaagggTAGTGAAGCCTTAGGAAGCATCCTAGTTATtttcaccaacaaaaacaacaactgCTTACAGGTAGAttcttagcttggcatgagaggcttgtggcatgaGAGCAAAAcaatcatgagtttagcataaaCAGAGAGAGCTGTGAGTTCTTATGAAAGATAAGGGTTCTAAGGAAATGGGGGAATGGGTTCTAAGAAGGTttgttgaagagagagagagagagagagagagagagagagagatgatggTATAATGGGTGTGTTGAATAGTTTCtagcagcttgacgaaaacTCTGTCAAGCTCTGGAATAGTTTACCAGAAGGAAAAATGGGAAGATATGGAGGAATGAGGCTCAAAATTGCAGAGGTTTCAGGGGTGAGAGATGTGGCTTGCTCTCTACATGTGATTGTAGCTAGTGGTGAAGTAGTGGGTGTGGTTTGAGTGAATTTCCAATTGCTTGATAAAGCTTAGTCATACTCTGGATGATAGATTTCGCTGGGTAGAGGAAGCTCTCTTTTATAGGCACTTAGAATCCTAATTCTATCAATCCTCCATTCCCActtttcctttgcttctttccattcactccattttggtgaaatttctTTAACCAAAGCGGATGCATCACAAGCTCTTTGGGGTTCCAAGGTCTTTGTGAGGCTAGACTTTCCCATGGGGATAAGGCGCCAcctgtttttcttcttggtttcCCTATTAGAGCTCGCATAGGAAAGGAGAATGGATAGAGCTTTTGCCTAATGGGTATTCCTCCTACACGTACAAATTCCCTTTGGTTTTACGATGGCATCATGTTGACTCTGCTATAAAGCTTTGGCAAGGGTTGAACACAACACtagatattttattaggtACTGGGTTGGGCTTTTCCTAAGGTATTGGGTCATCTCTTCTAGAGTATTGggcttttttttctcctttatgtTTACTcacatatttgggctcaagaaatgagcttgagttttggggctcccaagcagcccaaaacttccatttctcggctcatCAATGGTCCTCATGAAAGCtcgttaccatccataccacaacctactcaagcaagccccgggcattttgcgtggcttgggcccacttaagcttatAGCATGGCTAAGTGTGAAATAATGATTTCctatttggcatggcatgtcaATTGGCGTGCTTGAATTTTATCGTCTTTGAAAAGAGACATAATGCTTGACAGAATAATTAGCATGAGCTTGTAGTGCCAGTGCCTTTTATAGGCTCATTTTAATTCTTAGCGTGAtaaattgcatatttatttggcatgacACGTGGTTGTAACTCGTAAAATCGTGCATGACGAATTCCCCTTGTTCTGAACCGGGTCTTTTCTTAATGAGGTGTAGCACTGGGCTAGGAATTTACTTGGGGCCAACCCTAGATTTTTTGGGCCACAACAAATGTATGCATATTCTTATTTGCATTCGCTTTAGGGAATGGTTTTTAGCCCAAGATATTCAGTTTTCAATCCTTCATAAAGATGACGATGTAGGAAAATCATTGCTTTTGCGCGATCCTGCAGGGATGCTTGATTTCCTTGCTTGATGGTAT
Proteins encoded in this region:
- the LOC18769840 gene encoding replication factor C subunit 3 isoform X1; the encoded protein is MLWVDKYRPKTLDQAMVHQDIAQNLKKLVSEQDCPHLLFYGPSGSGKKTLIIALLRQIFGPSADKVKVENRAWKVDAGSRTIDIELTTLSSTNHIELNPSDAGFQDRYIVQEIIKEMAKNRPIDTKGKKGYKVLVLNEVDKLSTEAQHSLRRTMEKYSAYCRLILCCNSSSKVTEAIRSRCLNVRINAPTEERIMKVLEFIGKKEGLQLPSGFAARIAEKSNRSLRRAILSLETCHVQQYPFTSNQAIPPMDWEEYVSEIASDVMKEQSPKRLYQVRQKLYELLLNCIPPEIILKRLLYELLKKLDAELKHEVCHWAAYYEHRMRLGQKAIFHLEAFVAKFMSIYKGFLISAFG
- the LOC18769840 gene encoding replication factor C subunit 3 isoform X2 is translated as MLWVDKYRPKTLDQAMVHQDIAQNLKKLVSEQDCPHLLFYGPSGSGKKTLIIALLRQIFGPSADKVKVENRAWKVDAGSRTIDIELTTLSSTNHIELNPSDAGFQDRYIVQEIIKEMAKNRPIDTKGKKGYKVLVLNEVDKLSTEAQHSLRRTMEKYSAYCRLILCCNSSSKIMKVLEFIGKKEGLQLPSGFAARIAEKSNRSLRRAILSLETCHVQQYPFTSNQAIPPMDWEEYVSEIASDVMKEQSPKRLYQVRQKLYELLLNCIPPEIILKRLLYELLKKLDAELKHEVCHWAAYYEHRMRLGQKAIFHLEAFVAKFMSIYKGFLISAFG